A genomic segment from Blastococcus sp. PRF04-17 encodes:
- a CDS encoding VOC family protein: MTAAVLGTPDPQGLARFYQRLLGWPLRDEGPEWAALRPSDGGTGLSFQRETDHVPPVWPPESGTQQMQLHLDIEVDDLAAAGALVEEAGARLLNTYTKPHEMVRTYADPAGHVFCLFAPK, encoded by the coding sequence CTGACCGCCGCCGTCCTGGGTACGCCCGACCCCCAGGGCCTGGCCCGCTTCTACCAGCGGCTGCTCGGCTGGCCGCTGCGTGACGAGGGGCCGGAGTGGGCGGCGCTGCGGCCCTCCGACGGGGGCACGGGACTGTCCTTCCAGCGGGAGACCGACCACGTCCCGCCCGTCTGGCCACCCGAGTCGGGCACCCAGCAGATGCAGTTGCACCTCGACATCGAGGTCGACGACCTGGCGGCGGCGGGCGCCCTCGTCGAGGAGGCCGGCGCCCGGCTGCTGAACACCTACACCAAGCCGCACGAGATGGTGCGGACCTACGCCGACCCCGCCGGGCACGTCTTCTGCCTCTTCGCCCCCAAGTAA
- a CDS encoding NADP-dependent oxidoreductase codes for MRGIAYDRFGDESILQLRDDLPDPPVGPDTVLVRVHAAGVNPVDMAIRQGLLAGAYPHHFPIVPGWDVAGVVEAAGPAVVTFRPGDEVFGYVRRDDIQWGTTAELVPAPQRCLAHKPASLSFAEAGALPLAGLTAYQALTEALDVGEGDRVLVHRAAGGVGFNAVQIAVALGAHVVGTASPRNHGFLADAGVAEALDYDAGPVSAQLSEPVDAVLDLVGGDTLADAPKQVRDPARIASVVDPVVNEMGGRYVFVRPDQHDLEELARMADAGQLRVPIAKAFPLERTAEAQRLVAGGHVRGKVVVTLR; via the coding sequence GTGAGGGGCATCGCGTACGACCGGTTCGGCGACGAGAGCATCCTCCAGTTGCGTGACGACCTGCCCGACCCGCCCGTCGGGCCGGACACCGTCCTCGTCCGCGTGCACGCCGCCGGCGTCAATCCCGTCGACATGGCGATCCGGCAGGGCCTCCTGGCCGGCGCCTATCCGCACCACTTCCCGATCGTGCCCGGGTGGGACGTCGCGGGGGTCGTCGAGGCCGCCGGTCCCGCGGTGGTCACGTTCCGGCCGGGGGACGAGGTGTTCGGCTACGTCCGCCGGGACGACATCCAGTGGGGGACGACGGCCGAACTGGTGCCGGCACCGCAGCGGTGCCTGGCGCACAAGCCCGCGTCGCTGTCCTTCGCCGAGGCGGGCGCACTGCCCCTCGCCGGCCTGACCGCGTACCAGGCGCTGACCGAGGCGCTCGACGTCGGAGAGGGCGACCGGGTGCTGGTGCACCGGGCGGCGGGTGGGGTCGGGTTCAACGCCGTCCAGATCGCGGTCGCCCTGGGCGCGCACGTCGTCGGCACGGCGAGTCCGCGCAACCACGGATTCCTGGCCGACGCCGGCGTCGCCGAGGCGCTCGACTACGACGCCGGCCCGGTCAGCGCCCAGCTCTCCGAGCCGGTGGACGCCGTCCTCGACCTCGTCGGTGGCGACACGCTCGCCGACGCCCCGAAGCAGGTGCGCGACCCCGCCCGCATCGCCTCCGTCGTCGACCCGGTCGTCAACGAGATGGGCGGGCGCTACGTGTTCGTCCGCCCGGATCAGCACGACCTCGAGGAGCTGGCCCGGATGGCCGACGCCGGTCAGCTGCGGGTGCCCATCGCCAAGGCGTTCCCGCTCGAGCGGACCGCCGAGGCGCAGCGACTCGTCGCCGGCGGGCACGTGCGCGGCAAGGTCGTCGTCACCCTGCGATGA
- the ftsX gene encoding permease-like cell division protein FtsX yields MRVNFVLSEVATGLRRNLTMTVAMILTTAISLGLMGTGLLIAGMISDMKEIYYDKVQVSIFLADDVTEEQRSAIRSELEASDEVKSFVYESKEEAYERFQTQFSQQPELVQNTPADALPESFRVELVNPERYSVIASEFPNGENGVDQVRDEGDFLDRLFSLLNGARNATIAVAVVQALAALLLISNTIQLAAFNRRNETNIMRLVGASRWYTQLPFILEAALAGLIGALLAIGGLVLTKVLFVDKTLAGPIKAGIIPPVDWGAIATISPIIAAAGVGLAGIAAYVTLRLYVRL; encoded by the coding sequence ATGCGCGTCAACTTCGTCCTCTCCGAGGTGGCCACCGGGCTGCGTCGCAACCTGACCATGACGGTCGCGATGATCCTGACGACGGCCATCTCGCTCGGACTCATGGGCACCGGCCTGCTCATCGCCGGGATGATCTCCGACATGAAGGAGATCTACTACGACAAGGTGCAGGTCTCCATCTTCCTGGCCGACGACGTCACCGAGGAGCAGCGCTCGGCCATCCGGTCGGAGCTCGAGGCCTCGGACGAGGTGAAGAGCTTCGTCTACGAGTCCAAGGAAGAGGCCTACGAGCGCTTCCAGACGCAGTTCAGCCAGCAGCCCGAGCTGGTGCAGAACACCCCGGCCGACGCGCTGCCCGAGAGCTTCCGCGTCGAGCTGGTCAACCCGGAGCGCTACTCGGTCATCGCCTCGGAGTTCCCCAACGGCGAGAACGGTGTCGACCAGGTGCGTGACGAGGGCGACTTCCTCGACCGCCTGTTCAGCCTGCTCAACGGCGCCCGCAACGCCACGATCGCCGTGGCGGTGGTCCAGGCGCTGGCGGCGCTGCTGCTGATCTCCAACACCATCCAGCTGGCCGCGTTCAACCGCCGCAACGAGACCAACATCATGCGGCTGGTGGGCGCCTCCCGCTGGTACACCCAGCTGCCGTTCATCCTCGAGGCCGCGCTGGCCGGGCTCATCGGCGCGCTGCTGGCGATCGGCGGCCTGGTGCTGACCAAGGTGCTCTTCGTGGACAAGACCCTGGCCGGGCCGATCAAGGCGGGCATCATCCCGCCCGTCGACTGGGGTGCGATCGCCACGATCAGCCCGATCATCGCGGCCGCGGGCGTGGGCCTGGCCGGCATCGCCGCCTACGTGACCCTGCGCCTGTACGTACGCCTCTAG
- a CDS encoding GNAT family N-acetyltransferase — translation MTGLPVLPEGFAVRPMTPDDAAPVAALLTASEQVDKTAEHFSAEDLTEWWTGWQADLGRDGIAVEDADGIVVGYALAFGPPTFRDTYRVYLEGRVRPDRRGLGIGRALLGWQLERGTEVHAERQPAAPGKLVVGVPETMPSLEALVQRAGLTAERWFRDMERSLDELPEPRPVPGVDLVAFSWDRDDEVRRAHNAAFTEHHGSSERDPESWTRLFTGQRAFRPELSVLAVEDGAVVGYVLTYEFEADTAATGLRKVDLGQIGVLPGARGRGLASAAIAAALRAAAAQGYVGAGLGVDTENVTGAMRLYENLGFAAVRTQVSWSRSLEPLR, via the coding sequence GTGACCGGACTTCCCGTGCTGCCGGAGGGCTTCGCCGTCCGTCCGATGACCCCCGACGACGCCGCCCCGGTGGCCGCACTGCTGACCGCGTCGGAGCAGGTCGACAAGACCGCCGAGCACTTCTCCGCCGAGGACCTCACCGAGTGGTGGACCGGCTGGCAGGCCGACCTGGGCCGCGACGGCATCGCCGTCGAGGACGCCGACGGCATCGTGGTCGGATACGCCCTCGCCTTCGGGCCGCCCACGTTCCGCGACACCTACCGGGTCTACCTGGAGGGCCGGGTGCGCCCGGACCGTCGGGGGCTCGGCATCGGGCGTGCGCTGCTGGGCTGGCAGCTGGAGCGCGGCACCGAGGTGCACGCCGAACGGCAGCCGGCGGCTCCGGGCAAGCTGGTCGTCGGGGTGCCCGAGACGATGCCGTCGCTCGAGGCGCTCGTGCAGCGGGCGGGCCTCACCGCCGAGCGCTGGTTCCGCGACATGGAGCGGTCGCTGGACGAGCTGCCCGAGCCGCGCCCCGTGCCGGGCGTCGACCTCGTCGCGTTCAGCTGGGACCGGGACGACGAGGTGCGCCGGGCGCACAACGCGGCGTTCACCGAGCACCACGGCTCCAGCGAGCGCGACCCCGAGAGCTGGACGCGCCTGTTCACCGGCCAGCGCGCGTTCCGGCCCGAGCTGTCCGTGCTCGCGGTCGAGGACGGCGCAGTGGTGGGCTATGTCCTCACCTACGAGTTCGAGGCCGACACCGCGGCGACCGGGTTGCGCAAGGTCGACCTGGGCCAGATCGGCGTCCTGCCCGGCGCTCGGGGACGCGGCCTGGCGTCGGCGGCCATCGCGGCGGCGCTCCGGGCCGCCGCCGCGCAGGGCTACGTGGGTGCCGGCCTGGGTGTGGACACCGAGAACGTGACCGGGGCGATGCGGCTCTACGAGAACCTCGGCTTCGCCGCCGTCCGCACCCAGGTCTCCTGGTCCCGATCCCTGGAACCGCTGCGCTGA
- the ftsE gene encoding cell division ATP-binding protein FtsE, with protein MIELQHVTKLYPASSRPALDDVSTEIDKGEFVFLIGSSGSGKSTFLRLLLKEDTPTSGTITVNGQTLNTLSKWKVPKLRRTMGCVFQDFRLLRDRTVAQNVAFALEVINKPQRTIKRVVPEVLEMVGLEGKAHRLPSELSGGEQQRVAIARAFVNRPLVLLADEPTGNLDPETSEGIMLLLERINRTGTTVIMATHDYHIVDSMRRRVIELNGGQITRDQSRGVYGVGR; from the coding sequence GTGATCGAATTGCAACACGTCACCAAGCTCTACCCGGCGAGCAGCCGGCCGGCCCTCGACGACGTGTCGACCGAGATCGACAAGGGCGAGTTCGTCTTCCTCATCGGGTCGTCGGGCTCGGGCAAGTCGACCTTCCTCCGGCTGCTGCTCAAGGAGGACACCCCGACCTCGGGCACGATCACCGTCAACGGCCAGACGCTGAACACCCTCTCCAAGTGGAAGGTGCCCAAGCTGCGGCGCACGATGGGCTGCGTCTTCCAGGACTTCCGCCTGCTGCGCGACCGCACCGTCGCCCAGAACGTGGCGTTCGCCCTCGAGGTGATCAACAAGCCGCAGCGCACCATCAAGCGGGTCGTCCCCGAGGTGCTCGAGATGGTTGGTCTCGAGGGCAAGGCGCACCGCCTGCCCAGCGAGCTCTCCGGTGGTGAGCAGCAGCGCGTGGCGATCGCGCGCGCGTTCGTCAACCGGCCGCTGGTGCTGCTCGCCGACGAGCCCACCGGCAACCTCGACCCCGAGACCAGCGAGGGCATCATGCTGCTGCTGGAGCGGATCAACCGCACCGGCACCACGGTGATCATGGCGACGCACGACTACCACATCGTCGACTCCATGCGCCGCCGCGTCATCGAGCTCAACGGGGGCCAGATCACCCGGGACCAGTCGCGCGGCGTCTACGGCGTGGGCCGCTAG
- a CDS encoding magnesium and cobalt transport protein CorA → MDPARTFAGTLVLRALRESVMTERRLAPLSALTTLTRRPARADVAVPVTRVASLPSPPGRSRIVDNAVYSEGRRVATPASAAESLEELAAGEDRLAWLGLYRPEPGELGELAELYDLPELAVEDAIKAHQRPKFERYGDTLFVVLKAARYLDEAEEVEFGELHLFLGVDFAITVRHSESPDLSRVRRRLESEPALLAKGSEAVLYATLDAVVDGYRPVVDGLATDIDEIETEVFRGDPGVSRRIYELSQEVLEFQRAAVPLTGILAAITAGFDKYGVDEDLRSYLRDVADHVVQVNERAEAFRLQLRDILTVNATLVAQRQNEEIRELTEASIAQGEEVKKISAWAAILFAPTLVGTVYGMNFDQMPELHWAWGYPLALMLMVGVSLTLYVVFKRRDWI, encoded by the coding sequence GTGGACCCGGCGAGGACCTTCGCCGGCACCCTCGTCCTCCGCGCCCTCCGGGAGTCCGTCATGACCGAGCGCCGCCTCGCGCCCCTCTCCGCCCTCACCACGCTGACCCGCCGTCCGGCTCGGGCCGACGTCGCGGTGCCCGTCACCCGGGTCGCCTCGCTGCCCTCGCCACCCGGACGGTCCCGCATCGTCGACAACGCCGTCTACTCCGAGGGCCGGCGGGTCGCGACGCCCGCGTCGGCCGCCGAGAGCCTCGAGGAGCTCGCCGCGGGGGAGGACCGCCTCGCGTGGCTGGGGCTCTACCGGCCCGAGCCCGGCGAGCTGGGGGAGCTGGCTGAGCTCTACGACCTGCCCGAGTTGGCCGTCGAGGACGCCATCAAGGCGCACCAGCGGCCGAAGTTCGAGCGCTACGGCGACACGTTGTTCGTCGTCCTCAAGGCCGCCCGGTACCTGGACGAGGCGGAGGAGGTCGAGTTCGGCGAACTGCACCTGTTCCTCGGCGTGGACTTCGCGATCACGGTGCGGCACAGCGAGTCGCCCGACCTCTCGCGGGTGCGCCGCCGGCTGGAGAGCGAGCCGGCGCTGCTGGCCAAGGGCAGCGAGGCCGTGCTCTACGCGACCCTCGACGCGGTGGTGGACGGATACCGCCCGGTCGTCGACGGGCTGGCGACCGACATCGACGAGATCGAGACCGAGGTCTTCCGAGGCGACCCCGGGGTGTCGCGGCGCATCTACGAGCTCTCGCAGGAGGTGCTGGAGTTCCAGCGGGCCGCGGTGCCGCTGACCGGCATCCTCGCCGCGATCACCGCCGGCTTCGACAAGTACGGAGTCGACGAGGACCTGCGCAGTTACCTGCGGGACGTCGCCGACCACGTCGTGCAGGTCAACGAGCGCGCCGAGGCCTTCCGGCTGCAGCTGCGCGACATCCTGACGGTCAACGCGACGCTGGTCGCCCAGCGCCAGAACGAGGAGATCCGCGAGCTCACCGAGGCCTCGATCGCGCAGGGCGAGGAGGTCAAGAAGATCTCGGCGTGGGCCGCCATCCTCTTCGCGCCGACGCTGGTGGGCACCGTGTACGGGATGAACTTCGACCAGATGCCCGAGCTGCACTGGGCGTGGGGCTATCCGCTCGCACTGATGCTGATGGTCGGGGTCAGTCTCACGCTGTACGTCGTCTTCAAGCGCCGCGACTGGATCTGA
- a CDS encoding VOC family protein: protein MGDAAPGGGSTGLSFQLERQHQPPVWPPEPGTQQMQQHLDFQVDDLDAAAAVAEEAGARLLNTYTKPHEMVRTYADPAGHVFCLFVPR from the coding sequence GTGGGCGACGCTGCGCCCGGCGGCGGCAGCACGGGCCTGTCTTTCCAGCTGGAGCGGCAGCATCAGCCGCCGGTGTGGCCGCCGGAGCCGGGCACACAGCAGATGCAGCAGCACCTCGACTTCCAGGTCGACGACCTCGACGCCGCGGCCGCGGTCGCCGAGGAGGCCGGCGCCCGGCTGCTGAACACCTACACCAAGCCGCACGAGATGGTGCGGACCTACGCCGACCCCGCCGGGCACGTCTTCTGCCTGTTCGTCCCGAGGTGA
- a CDS encoding SLC13 family permease: MVSADRSASVLDPKAVARAHRAVDPLHSQLYFAPEHDAHFSAIGLKPGRMSYFAGRAAPMGAVGAGVVTATFFNFSPSLVAHMIPRAWTLATPEQVLAARLDAARASLTRLLGDAAGSPEVAELADLLREACAVLTPEGRPLYAAHADLPWPEEPLPALWHGATLLREHRGDGHIAVLLHAGLTGLEALITHTATGRGFTEPAAKATRGWRDEEWAAACAALADRGLLDDAGLTEDGLDLRAHIETQTDALSADPWLLLGPERTDRVLELAKGLSRPAGRGRRLRGWDLPGSLNGGCLLIVWDVPTGEAAMTATERAQVHRTDVDAAFRGSATYRSLGEQQLSPAEERFEKGRRTVGLFLAPVVTIVFALLPLDLPRDQHLLAAVLLGVIVLWITEPVPIPIGGLIGVGAIVVLGVVPSDDALAPFGSPTVFTFIGAFILAAAMLKHGVARRFAMFILSLKWVGVSTARVVIAFGLITAVLSAFVSNTATVAMLLPTALGILAVIAKLLQDKELVKPDFDPLRLRVGVALMLMLAYGASVGGLLTPVGTPPNLIGRGLIEEATGERIGFLDWMLMALPICALMFVALAAVLLLLNKPEIKRIEGVSEYVQKERAALGPMSRAERNTLVAFGVTVFFWILPGIFALVVGTESDVYATISDRLDEGIVAVLGAALLFLLPTDWKSREFTLNWSDAAKIDWGTVLLFGTGIIFGSLLASTGLAERIGSASADTLGLTSTFAITIFAVILAIIISETTSNTASAAVVVPIIIPVAVAAGINPFVPALAATFAASFGFMLPVSTPQNAIVYGSGVVPITKMIRSGISFDVLGALLIVVLLPVMVDLVLGSVGG; the protein is encoded by the coding sequence ATGGTCAGCGCCGATCGGTCCGCGTCCGTCCTCGACCCGAAGGCGGTGGCCCGCGCCCACCGGGCGGTCGACCCGCTGCACTCGCAGCTGTACTTCGCGCCGGAGCATGACGCGCACTTCTCGGCGATCGGCCTCAAGCCGGGGCGCATGTCCTACTTCGCCGGGCGCGCGGCCCCGATGGGCGCGGTCGGCGCCGGCGTGGTCACGGCGACGTTCTTCAACTTCTCGCCGTCCCTGGTCGCGCACATGATCCCGCGGGCGTGGACGCTGGCGACTCCCGAGCAGGTGCTCGCAGCCCGCCTCGACGCGGCGCGGGCGTCCCTGACCCGCCTGCTCGGTGACGCGGCCGGCTCCCCGGAGGTCGCCGAGCTGGCGGACCTGCTGCGGGAGGCGTGCGCCGTCCTGACGCCCGAGGGCCGGCCGCTCTACGCCGCGCACGCCGACCTGCCGTGGCCCGAGGAGCCGCTGCCGGCGCTCTGGCACGGCGCGACCCTCCTGCGCGAGCACCGGGGCGACGGGCACATCGCCGTCCTGCTGCACGCCGGGCTGACCGGGCTCGAGGCACTGATCACCCACACGGCCACCGGTCGCGGTTTCACCGAGCCGGCCGCCAAGGCGACCCGTGGCTGGCGCGACGAGGAGTGGGCCGCGGCCTGCGCCGCGCTCGCCGACCGCGGCCTGCTCGACGACGCCGGCCTGACCGAGGACGGCCTCGACCTGCGCGCGCACATCGAGACGCAGACCGACGCGCTGTCGGCCGACCCCTGGCTGCTGCTGGGCCCGGAGCGCACCGACCGCGTCCTCGAGCTGGCCAAGGGCCTGTCCCGCCCGGCTGGTCGAGGCCGGCGCCTTCGGGGGTGGGATCTTCCCGGGTCGCTGAACGGGGGCTGCCTCCTTATCGTCTGGGACGTCCCGACAGGGGAGGCAGCCATGACCGCGACGGAGCGGGCACAGGTCCACCGCACCGACGTCGACGCGGCCTTCCGCGGCAGCGCCACGTATCGGAGCCTGGGGGAGCAGCAGCTCAGCCCGGCCGAGGAGCGCTTCGAGAAGGGCCGGCGGACCGTCGGCCTCTTCCTCGCTCCGGTCGTCACCATCGTCTTCGCGCTGCTGCCCCTCGACCTGCCGCGCGACCAGCACCTGCTGGCGGCGGTCCTGCTGGGCGTCATCGTCCTGTGGATCACCGAGCCCGTGCCGATCCCGATCGGCGGCCTCATCGGGGTCGGGGCGATCGTCGTCCTCGGCGTGGTGCCGTCGGACGACGCCCTGGCCCCCTTCGGCTCGCCGACGGTGTTCACCTTCATCGGCGCGTTCATCCTGGCGGCCGCGATGCTCAAGCACGGCGTCGCCCGCCGCTTCGCGATGTTCATCCTGTCGCTGAAGTGGGTCGGCGTCTCCACGGCGCGGGTCGTCATCGCCTTCGGCCTGATCACGGCCGTGCTGTCGGCCTTCGTGTCGAACACCGCGACCGTCGCGATGCTGCTGCCGACGGCCCTGGGCATCCTCGCCGTGATCGCCAAGCTGCTGCAGGACAAGGAGCTGGTGAAGCCCGACTTCGACCCGCTGCGGCTGCGGGTGGGGGTGGCGCTGATGCTCATGCTCGCCTACGGCGCCAGCGTCGGCGGGCTGCTCACCCCGGTCGGCACACCCCCGAACCTGATCGGCCGCGGGCTGATCGAGGAGGCGACCGGCGAACGGATCGGCTTCCTCGACTGGATGCTCATGGCGCTGCCGATCTGCGCGCTGATGTTCGTCGCGCTCGCCGCGGTCCTGCTGCTGCTCAACAAGCCCGAGATCAAGCGCATCGAGGGCGTCAGCGAGTACGTGCAGAAGGAGCGGGCCGCGCTGGGCCCGATGTCACGGGCCGAGCGCAACACGCTCGTCGCCTTCGGCGTCACGGTCTTCTTCTGGATCCTGCCCGGCATCTTCGCGCTGGTCGTGGGCACCGAGTCCGACGTCTACGCGACCATCAGCGACCGGCTCGACGAGGGCATCGTCGCCGTCCTCGGGGCGGCCCTGCTGTTCCTGCTGCCGACGGACTGGAAGAGCCGCGAGTTCACGCTCAACTGGAGCGACGCGGCGAAGATCGACTGGGGCACGGTGCTGCTCTTCGGCACCGGCATCATCTTCGGCTCGCTGCTGGCCAGCACGGGGCTCGCCGAGCGCATCGGCAGCGCGTCCGCCGACACGCTCGGGCTCACCAGCACGTTCGCGATCACGATCTTCGCCGTCATCCTGGCGATCATCATCAGCGAGACCACCTCGAACACGGCCTCGGCAGCGGTGGTCGTGCCGATCATCATCCCGGTGGCCGTGGCAGCGGGGATCAACCCCTTCGTGCCCGCGCTCGCCGCGACCTTCGCGGCGTCCTTCGGGTTCATGCTCCCGGTCTCGACGCCGCAGAACGCGATCGTCTACGGCTCCGGCGTCGTGCCGATCACGAAGATGATCCGGTCGGGCATCTCGTTCGACGTCCTCGGGGCGCTGCTCATCGTGGTGCTGCTGCCGGTCATGGTCGACCTGGTGCTGGGGTCGGTCGGCGGCTGA
- a CDS encoding amidohydrolase family protein, whose translation MSVLPPADDEDVPRYWRELGLPGLVDVHVHFLPDPVQAKVWRYFALAETHYGAGWPITYQLPVEERLAVLERLGVRAFPTLPYPHKPGMAAWLNEWSAGFAAGRPQVLQSATFYPEPAAAGYVAQALDDGARVFKVHVQVGDFDPRDPLLDDVWARLEETGTPVVIHCGSGPLAGDHTGPEPVTGLLERFPRLQLVIAHLGMPEYREFLDLAERYERVHLDTTMFATDFTERLMPFDPAERARLAALREKVLLGSDFPSIPYAYAHQLQALHRLELGEEWLRAVLWRNGARLFTIAGQ comes from the coding sequence ATGAGCGTCCTCCCGCCGGCCGACGACGAGGACGTCCCGAGGTACTGGCGCGAGCTCGGCCTTCCCGGGCTGGTCGACGTCCACGTGCACTTCCTGCCCGATCCGGTGCAGGCCAAGGTCTGGCGGTACTTCGCCCTGGCCGAGACCCACTACGGCGCCGGTTGGCCGATCACCTACCAGCTGCCCGTCGAGGAGCGGCTCGCCGTCCTGGAGCGGCTCGGGGTCCGGGCCTTCCCGACGTTGCCGTACCCGCACAAGCCGGGCATGGCGGCGTGGCTCAACGAGTGGTCGGCGGGCTTCGCCGCCGGCCGGCCGCAGGTGCTGCAGTCGGCCACCTTCTATCCCGAGCCGGCGGCCGCCGGATACGTCGCCCAGGCCCTGGACGACGGCGCGCGGGTGTTCAAGGTGCACGTGCAGGTCGGCGACTTCGACCCGCGGGATCCGCTGCTCGACGACGTCTGGGCGCGCCTGGAGGAGACCGGCACTCCGGTGGTGATCCACTGCGGCTCCGGCCCGCTGGCCGGTGACCACACCGGCCCGGAGCCGGTCACCGGCCTGCTGGAGCGGTTTCCGCGACTGCAACTGGTGATCGCCCACCTCGGCATGCCCGAGTACCGCGAGTTCCTCGACCTCGCCGAGCGCTACGAGCGGGTGCACCTCGACACCACGATGTTCGCCACCGACTTCACCGAGCGGCTCATGCCGTTCGACCCCGCCGAGCGGGCGCGGCTGGCCGCGCTGCGCGAGAAAGTGCTGCTCGGCAGCGACTTCCCGTCGATCCCGTATGCCTACGCCCACCAGTTACAGGCACTGCACCGACTGGAGCTGGGCGAGGAGTGGCTGCGCGCCGTCCTGTGGCGGAACGGCGCACGCCTGTTCACGATCGCCGGACAGTAG
- a CDS encoding protein-tyrosine phosphatase family protein: MADDGWAAEEGVVRLPGGALVRGRRLSGSPSPADFAIVLGRGPTPPWPFRQVVWPDFGLPRDPDDALDALREVHARACRGERVEVACGGGVGRTGTALAALAVLDGMDPADAVAWVRATYHRRAVETPWQRWWLRRV, from the coding sequence GTGGCGGACGACGGCTGGGCGGCGGAGGAGGGCGTCGTCCGGCTGCCCGGCGGTGCGCTCGTGCGCGGCCGCCGGCTGAGCGGGTCGCCGAGCCCGGCCGACTTCGCCATCGTGCTGGGTCGGGGGCCCACTCCGCCGTGGCCCTTCCGCCAGGTGGTCTGGCCGGATTTCGGGCTGCCGCGCGATCCGGACGACGCGCTCGACGCACTGCGCGAGGTGCATGCCCGGGCGTGCCGCGGCGAGCGGGTGGAGGTCGCCTGCGGCGGCGGCGTGGGCCGGACGGGCACGGCGCTGGCCGCGCTCGCCGTGCTGGACGGGATGGACCCGGCGGACGCCGTCGCATGGGTCCGGGCCACCTACCACCGCAGGGCGGTCGAGACCCCGTGGCAGCGGTGGTGGCTGCGGCGCGTCTGA
- the smpB gene encoding SsrA-binding protein SmpB has protein sequence MPREQGRKLIAQNKKARHDYSILDTYEVGLVLTGTEVKSLRAGRASLVDGFATVDDGEVWLQHVHIPEYTQGTWTNHAPRRKRKILMHRAEIEKLIGKTKEGGLTLVPLDLYFKDGKVKATLALAKGKKSYDKRHDLAERDSRREIQKAFGRYVKGRR, from the coding sequence ATGCCGCGGGAGCAGGGGCGAAAGCTGATCGCCCAGAACAAGAAGGCGCGGCACGACTACTCGATCCTCGACACCTACGAGGTGGGGCTGGTCCTCACCGGCACCGAGGTGAAGAGCCTGCGTGCCGGCCGTGCCTCGCTCGTCGACGGGTTCGCCACCGTCGACGACGGCGAGGTGTGGCTGCAGCACGTGCACATCCCCGAGTACACGCAGGGCACGTGGACCAACCACGCCCCGCGCCGCAAGCGCAAGATCCTCATGCACCGCGCCGAGATCGAGAAGCTGATCGGCAAGACCAAGGAGGGCGGGCTCACGCTCGTCCCGCTGGACCTGTACTTCAAGGACGGCAAGGTCAAAGCCACCCTCGCGCTGGCGAAGGGCAAGAAGTCCTACGACAAGCGGCACGACCTCGCCGAGCGCGACTCCCGGCGCGAGATCCAGAAGGCGTTCGGCCGCTACGTGAAGGGCCGTCGTTGA